One window of the Chitinophaga niabensis genome contains the following:
- a CDS encoding VOC family protein, with product MENIITFFDIPATDFSRAVSFYKAILGVEINETDMFGTKMGFFPTDGANVSGAIVEGKDYKPSTDGVIVYLNGGKDLQNVLNKVESNNGQVIVPKTHISPEVGYIAMFIDTEGNKMALHSLN from the coding sequence ATGGAGAACATCATCACTTTTTTTGACATCCCAGCAACAGATTTCAGCAGGGCAGTATCCTTTTACAAAGCCATTTTAGGCGTGGAAATAAACGAAACAGATATGTTTGGTACTAAAATGGGCTTCTTCCCTACTGACGGCGCAAACGTATCGGGAGCAATTGTTGAAGGTAAAGACTACAAGCCCTCCACAGATGGAGTTATTGTTTATCTAAACGGTGGCAAAGACCTACAGAACGTATTAAACAAAGTAGAAAGCAATAACGGACAAGTAATTGTTCCGAAAACGCATATCAGCCCTGAAGTTGGATATATTGCCATGTTCATTGATACTGAAGGAAACAAAATGGCACTTCATTCCCTCAACTAA
- a CDS encoding helix-turn-helix domain-containing protein — MIHQIFEPNSDLAAFVKCYWTLESPKEKTPEKNTIVPDGCMKMIFHYGDPYKYYPPNGDSIFLPKCFVIGQLTGPYEVEPTGETGTFFVCFHPHGFLPFATFPIREMENTAVPLEKLFGKDGREIAQKILHASTTPERINLIETFLFNRLTDTETIDHIVQSAIETILTANGQLSVDELSRKNNTNRRQLVRKFASSIGLSPKQLSKTIRLQATLKMLLSRKITSLTDLAYESEYYDQAHFIKDFKEFTGLTPKEFYGDHLKMSLIFDSTD; from the coding sequence ATGATCCATCAAATATTTGAACCGAACAGCGACTTAGCGGCATTCGTCAAATGTTATTGGACATTGGAAAGCCCGAAAGAAAAAACACCTGAGAAAAACACCATTGTTCCCGATGGCTGTATGAAAATGATCTTTCATTATGGTGATCCCTACAAATATTATCCTCCAAACGGAGACAGCATCTTCTTACCAAAATGTTTTGTAATCGGGCAACTGACCGGACCATATGAAGTAGAACCCACAGGAGAAACAGGCACTTTCTTTGTTTGCTTTCACCCACATGGATTTCTGCCGTTTGCAACCTTTCCGATCAGGGAAATGGAAAACACTGCCGTCCCTTTGGAAAAACTATTTGGAAAGGACGGACGGGAAATAGCACAAAAGATCCTACATGCCAGCACAACTCCGGAAAGGATAAACCTGATCGAAACATTTCTATTCAACCGGTTAACTGATACAGAAACCATTGATCATATTGTACAATCAGCCATTGAAACCATTTTGACCGCAAACGGGCAGCTTTCCGTTGATGAACTATCCAGAAAGAACAATACCAACCGCAGACAACTGGTACGTAAATTCGCATCCTCCATTGGCCTAAGCCCGAAACAACTTTCAAAAACCATAAGGCTACAGGCAACACTCAAAATGCTGCTGAGCAGGAAAATTACCAGCCTTACCGACCTGGCTTACGAAAGCGAATACTACGACCAGGCACATTTTATTAAAGATTTCAAGGAATTCACCGGATTGACGCCTAAAGAGTTCTACGGAGATCATTTAAAGATGTCTTTGATTTTTGACAGCACTGATTAA
- a CDS encoding helix-turn-helix transcriptional regulator: MKNLIKVERARQNLTQAELAERVKVARQTIIAIEAGKFLPSTILAFKIAKVLNCKADELFELEDRDWL; encoded by the coding sequence ATGAAAAATCTTATAAAGGTGGAGCGGGCGAGACAGAATTTAACACAGGCAGAATTAGCTGAAAGAGTAAAAGTAGCACGGCAAACTATTATTGCGATTGAAGCAGGTAAGTTCCTTCCTTCTACGATATTAGCCTTTAAAATTGCCAAAGTACTCAATTGTAAAGCTGATGAGCTTTTTGAGCTGGAGGACCGGGATTGGCTGTAA
- a CDS encoding B12-binding domain-containing radical SAM protein, with the protein MKIDIIIAYVQRYEFGHERDFVPPITGIHLAAITPAEHTVNVFHQQIDKINLDTDADLIAISFFSGFAMAAYNLAVEFRKRGKTVVAGGPHVTYCQSEALAYFDAIVTGEAENVWSELLKDFTLGQLKQAYTGSPCDMKDLPTPRYDLLPDRFFIKKVIQATRGCPFSCSFCTVPSLNPGFRLRPVEDVIRDASYDKFSYWWQRKIVWFWDDNLTIKRPYIRELLRKMIPLKKWWLTQASMDIAKDPELLDLMKASGCIGVFLGIESFGVDSLADANKRQNKIDNYSAAVKEIRKRGIAVMAGFIAGFDHDDEQSIINMADQLMKIGIDVPFLSIMTPFRGTPIYTTLNKEGRILGERNWNFYNGYNVAFIPKKINEEQLLQAHRALWKKSFSPLYAFRRILRGAFTLRMGAFLLSLFMNSFYSYKRIKRNYPIDMSKRNDVIKAVAPVQYHEQTMVAAS; encoded by the coding sequence ATGAAAATAGACATCATCATAGCATACGTACAACGATATGAATTCGGGCATGAACGTGATTTCGTGCCACCCATCACGGGTATTCATTTAGCTGCCATTACGCCTGCCGAACATACAGTAAATGTATTCCACCAGCAGATCGACAAGATTAACCTCGATACGGATGCTGATCTCATCGCTATTTCTTTTTTTAGCGGATTCGCCATGGCCGCCTACAATCTGGCGGTTGAGTTTAGGAAAAGAGGAAAAACGGTAGTGGCAGGAGGCCCGCATGTTACTTACTGTCAGTCAGAAGCGCTCGCTTACTTTGATGCTATTGTTACCGGGGAAGCTGAGAACGTTTGGTCTGAGCTGCTCAAGGATTTTACGCTTGGGCAGTTAAAACAGGCATATACCGGAAGTCCCTGCGATATGAAGGACTTACCCACTCCGCGATACGACCTGTTGCCGGACCGCTTCTTTATTAAAAAGGTGATACAGGCAACCAGGGGCTGCCCTTTCTCCTGTTCCTTTTGTACAGTTCCTTCCCTGAATCCCGGCTTTAGGTTACGCCCGGTGGAAGATGTGATACGCGATGCCTCTTATGATAAGTTCAGCTACTGGTGGCAAAGAAAAATTGTCTGGTTTTGGGACGATAATCTCACTATCAAACGGCCCTACATCAGGGAGCTTTTGCGAAAGATGATCCCGCTGAAAAAGTGGTGGCTCACACAGGCGAGCATGGATATTGCCAAAGATCCGGAATTGCTCGATCTAATGAAGGCCTCAGGCTGCATCGGCGTATTTTTAGGGATTGAGTCTTTCGGAGTAGATTCCCTGGCTGACGCCAATAAGCGGCAGAACAAGATCGATAACTATAGCGCCGCCGTAAAGGAGATCAGGAAAAGAGGTATTGCGGTAATGGCCGGTTTCATTGCAGGATTTGACCATGACGATGAACAAAGTATCATCAATATGGCAGACCAATTGATGAAGATTGGTATTGATGTTCCCTTTCTTAGTATCATGACGCCATTCAGAGGAACACCTATTTATACCACCTTAAATAAGGAAGGGCGGATCCTGGGTGAAAGGAACTGGAACTTTTACAATGGCTATAATGTTGCTTTTATCCCCAAAAAGATAAACGAGGAGCAATTACTGCAGGCGCATAGGGCCTTGTGGAAGAAATCATTTTCACCCTTATATGCTTTCAGGCGAATCCTGCGGGGAGCATTCACTTTAAGAATGGGAGCATTTCTGCTGTCCCTGTTCATGAATTCGTTCTATAGCTATAAAAGAATTAAAAGGAATTATCCTATTGATATGAGCAAACGAAATGATGTAATTAAAGCCGTAGCCCCTGTTCAGTATCATGAACAAACAATGGTAGCTGCAAGCTGA
- a CDS encoding TIGR00730 family Rossman fold protein, translating to MKSITVFCGSSFGHDEIYKSQAILLGQTLAKKKIRLVYGGANVGLMGAIADGALHAGGEVTGVLPKFLQEKEIAHKHLTELILVESMHERKIKMNDLCEGVIALPGGYGTLEELFEMLTWAQLGLHKKPIALLNINGYYDCLTVLTKSMVDNGFLKQVNQDMLLISDDIEDLLNKMSAYKAPEVGKWVTKERL from the coding sequence ATGAAAAGTATTACTGTTTTCTGCGGCTCCAGTTTCGGTCATGACGAAATTTATAAAAGCCAGGCAATCCTGCTCGGGCAAACATTGGCGAAGAAAAAGATCCGGTTGGTTTATGGCGGAGCAAATGTTGGTTTAATGGGTGCCATTGCAGATGGTGCTTTACATGCAGGAGGAGAAGTGACGGGTGTATTGCCAAAATTCTTACAGGAAAAGGAAATTGCCCACAAACACCTGACAGAGCTGATCCTTGTGGAAAGCATGCACGAACGAAAAATAAAAATGAACGATCTGTGTGAAGGTGTAATCGCTTTACCAGGGGGTTATGGAACATTGGAAGAGCTTTTTGAAATGCTGACCTGGGCACAGCTCGGGCTCCATAAAAAACCTATAGCGCTTTTAAATATAAACGGGTATTATGATTGTTTAACAGTATTGACAAAAAGCATGGTTGACAATGGCTTTTTGAAACAGGTGAATCAGGACATGCTTTTAATTAGTGATGATATTGAGGATCTTTTAAACAAAATGTCCGCCTATAAAGCACCTGAAGTTGGTAAGTGGGTGACAAAGGAGCGTTTGTAA
- a CDS encoding Crp/Fnr family transcriptional regulator — MERYEFFKQFHSISIADYHLLTDRLKTRSFKKGDFITIPGQVQRDLYFVKSGVQMSYFDADDKIYTLSFTYFPYLCAIAESFSFQVPSKYYLVCLTDSELEYITFDDLQDLVNQSQQIERLFRRMTEAMLAGMIDLHIELRAMTIEERYKTFCRKNPDLLQLVPHKYIASYLGIDATNFSKLFNSVKF; from the coding sequence ATGGAGCGATATGAATTTTTTAAACAATTCCACAGCATCAGTATAGCAGACTATCATTTGTTGACTGATCGTCTTAAAACAAGATCGTTTAAGAAGGGAGATTTCATTACCATCCCAGGGCAGGTTCAGCGGGATCTTTACTTTGTGAAAAGCGGCGTGCAGATGTCTTACTTTGATGCCGATGACAAGATCTATACCCTTTCCTTTACTTATTTCCCTTATCTATGCGCCATAGCTGAATCCTTCTCCTTTCAGGTCCCTTCCAAATATTACCTGGTTTGTTTGACCGACAGTGAATTGGAGTACATCACCTTTGATGATCTTCAGGACCTGGTCAATCAATCACAACAGATAGAAAGACTCTTCAGGCGGATGACGGAAGCCATGTTAGCAGGGATGATCGATCTCCATATAGAATTGCGCGCCATGACCATTGAAGAACGGTACAAAACATTTTGCCGGAAGAACCCTGACCTGCTTCAACTTGTACCGCATAAGTACATCGCCTCTTATCTGGGCATAGATGCCACTAATTTCAGTAAGCTGTTCAACAGCGTTAAATTTTGA
- a CDS encoding alpha/beta fold hydrolase: MNIKGYADVNGLKMYYEVYGEGKPLLLLPGALSGIGTAFGKLIPLLATERKVIAIEFQGYGHTADIPERLLSYEQLTDDVIELLGALNIPQADLFGYSTGAGVALQVAIRRPDLVRKLILASVSYKSSGRHPELTTLFNPEFMEAVLKGSPYETEYLNTASKPGYWPQLLAKVRAFEQQEQNWSAGEIRNIKAPALIIAGDADIIQPEHTVELYRLLGGGSLGELSMPASQLAILPGTMHTALTQRTDLLMAMIPGFLDPK; encoded by the coding sequence ATGAACATAAAAGGTTATGCTGATGTCAATGGTCTAAAGATGTATTATGAAGTATATGGAGAAGGAAAACCACTCCTGCTTTTACCCGGAGCGCTTTCCGGGATTGGTACTGCATTTGGAAAATTAATCCCTTTACTTGCAACGGAAAGAAAGGTTATTGCTATTGAATTTCAGGGATATGGCCATACCGCCGATATTCCGGAACGCCTGCTTTCTTATGAGCAGCTTACGGATGACGTTATTGAATTATTAGGTGCTTTGAATATCCCGCAAGCAGATCTTTTCGGGTATAGCACAGGGGCAGGAGTAGCTTTACAGGTGGCAATCCGCAGACCTGACCTTGTCAGAAAGCTCATACTGGCCTCCGTTAGCTACAAGAGCAGTGGGCGTCATCCGGAACTTACCACCCTGTTTAACCCTGAATTCATGGAGGCTGTGTTAAAAGGCAGTCCATACGAAACAGAATATCTGAATACGGCTTCGAAACCTGGATACTGGCCTCAGCTCCTTGCTAAAGTAAGAGCATTTGAACAACAGGAACAAAACTGGTCAGCTGGTGAGATCAGGAACATCAAAGCTCCTGCTTTGATCATAGCCGGTGATGCGGATATCATTCAGCCAGAGCATACCGTGGAGTTGTATCGGTTATTGGGAGGAGGGAGCCTTGGGGAATTATCGATGCCTGCATCACAACTTGCCATATTACCAGGAACAATGCATACTGCACTAACACAAAGAACTGATTTATTAATGGCAATGATCCCGGGGTTTCTTGATCCTAAATAA
- a CDS encoding SRPBCC family protein — translation MAEKFSTTVTVNAAPMQVWSILTTQVEWMGEPEMQIEIFTDWKVNFPILIRGFHHAKFENKGIVLQYDEGKRLSYSHLSNVSRLPDLPENYTILEFVLTPAGEETELTLNIENFPTEVIRKHLEFYWRTTVFKIKKAAEDKPLL, via the coding sequence ATGGCAGAGAAGTTTTCAACGACAGTTACAGTAAACGCAGCACCCATGCAGGTTTGGTCCATTTTAACCACCCAGGTGGAATGGATGGGGGAACCTGAGATGCAGATAGAAATATTTACCGACTGGAAAGTTAATTTCCCTATACTGATCCGGGGTTTTCACCACGCGAAGTTTGAGAATAAGGGTATTGTACTGCAATATGACGAAGGGAAGAGGTTAAGCTACAGCCACCTGAGTAATGTATCCCGTTTACCGGATCTCCCGGAAAACTATACCATTCTTGAGTTTGTACTAACGCCTGCCGGAGAAGAAACGGAGTTAACCCTGAATATCGAAAACTTCCCCACAGAAGTTATCCGTAAACACCTGGAGTTCTATTGGAGGACCACTGTTTTTAAGATTAAGAAAGCAGCAGAAGACAAACCATTATTATGA
- a CDS encoding DUF2809 domain-containing protein, protein MKLRFSPLYFSLAVLIFVIEVLIAAYLHDGFIRPYAGDFLVVILIYCFVRSFVQAPVIPVALAVLAFSYLVETLQYFNLVKHLGLEHSRIANIVIGNYFTWADIIAYTLGIVFTIFIEKVRS, encoded by the coding sequence ATGAAACTACGTTTTAGTCCACTATATTTCAGCCTTGCCGTTCTGATATTTGTTATTGAAGTACTTATTGCGGCCTATCTCCATGATGGATTTATCCGGCCTTATGCAGGCGATTTCCTGGTAGTTATCCTGATCTACTGTTTTGTGCGCAGTTTTGTTCAGGCTCCTGTTATACCAGTGGCACTGGCTGTGCTGGCATTCTCCTATCTCGTGGAAACCTTGCAGTACTTTAACCTGGTGAAACATCTGGGACTTGAACATTCACGGATAGCCAACATTGTTATCGGTAATTATTTCACCTGGGCAGATATCATTGCTTATACGCTTGGGATTGTGTTTACGATATTCATTGAAAAGGTCAGGTCATAA
- a CDS encoding c-type cytochrome, whose product MKRKNSIVLMAAVLLSVTLCSLSLPQQQEKAKNLKVLPKDTSHEELERVMKEFKDALGVKCNFCHAPRKDDPKKLDFASDDNHHKKIARDMMRMTARLNKKYFKSHEAVAVTCYTCHHGSDEPLTGPEVVK is encoded by the coding sequence ATGAAAAGGAAGAACAGTATTGTACTAATGGCAGCGGTGTTACTTTCCGTCACGCTTTGCTCACTTTCGCTGCCGCAACAGCAAGAGAAAGCCAAAAACCTGAAGGTGCTCCCTAAAGATACCAGCCACGAAGAACTCGAAAGAGTGATGAAGGAATTTAAGGATGCACTGGGCGTAAAATGTAATTTTTGCCATGCACCCCGCAAAGATGATCCTAAGAAACTCGACTTTGCCAGCGATGATAATCACCACAAAAAGATAGCCCGTGATATGATGCGGATGACTGCACGTCTGAATAAAAAGTATTTTAAAAGTCATGAAGCAGTAGCGGTTACATGTTATACCTGCCATCACGGAAGTGATGAACCGCTTACTGGCCCGGAAGTGGTAAAATGA